A window of Sandaracinaceae bacterium contains these coding sequences:
- a CDS encoding VCBS repeat-containing protein has product MRLVALAGVLASCHRSHPRGGAAAMDGSVDARVDGDDDAGDGGDSAPPMPDTSPPVGHDVGPGCEPLAMVEQDRWPRAPLAEFPDRAHVTSTPLVLPPRRAGDRPRLAFVSHGRIVDASFRLNVEAPEFTGRMPVELGGVLRVVDLETGETRSWGDPPRFTTLAPTASLAAGDLDGDGELELVALGAWGHMVAFETDLTRIWMSNAPPPAPPIGSSGRRPLLSVSGAPLVVDLEGDGTREVVFGHCVVEGATGETRFCLDGDALRGSQGYWGPLSQVADLDGDGRLDVVAGSLAFTARGEVLWRHEEEEVQGFAAVRDVLRAHPGPEVVLVAKSRVLFLDARSGRTLAQVHLPGAPSETLFGCPDMENPLPIPVFAGGPPLVADVDGDGAAEVFVANWGQLLRLDPECEGCEIRWSTPILDPMSAVTGISAADLDGDGVAEIVHADEQRLRVIDARDGAVVHQARNFSRTRTEYPVIADLDGDGATEIVVSSSSESCYLRPHGTPTAPGLVVFGERHDRWTMADPEWTSHAGPLGLGRFRPTRGAPPRCL; this is encoded by the coding sequence TTGCGGCTCGTCGCTCTCGCGGGGGTCTTGGCGAGCTGTCATCGCAGCCACCCGCGCGGCGGCGCGGCGGCGATGGACGGGAGCGTCGACGCTCGCGTGGATGGGGACGACGACGCGGGCGACGGGGGCGACTCTGCGCCGCCGATGCCGGACACATCGCCCCCGGTCGGTCACGACGTCGGCCCCGGCTGCGAGCCCCTGGCGATGGTCGAGCAAGATCGCTGGCCCCGCGCGCCGCTGGCGGAGTTCCCGGACCGGGCGCACGTCACGTCGACCCCGCTCGTGCTCCCGCCGCGCCGGGCGGGCGACCGACCGCGCCTCGCCTTCGTCTCGCACGGGCGCATCGTCGACGCCTCGTTCAGGCTCAACGTCGAGGCGCCCGAGTTCACGGGCCGGATGCCGGTGGAGCTCGGCGGCGTCCTCCGCGTCGTCGATCTCGAGACCGGCGAGACGCGCTCCTGGGGGGACCCGCCGCGGTTCACGACCCTCGCGCCCACCGCGAGCCTGGCCGCGGGCGACCTCGACGGCGACGGCGAGCTCGAGCTCGTCGCGCTAGGGGCCTGGGGGCACATGGTCGCGTTCGAGACCGATCTGACGCGGATCTGGATGTCGAACGCGCCGCCCCCCGCCCCACCCATCGGCTCGAGCGGGCGCCGGCCGCTGCTCAGCGTCTCGGGCGCGCCGCTCGTGGTCGATCTCGAGGGTGACGGCACCCGCGAGGTCGTCTTCGGGCACTGCGTCGTCGAGGGCGCGACCGGAGAGACGCGCTTCTGCCTCGACGGGGACGCCCTCCGCGGGTCCCAGGGCTACTGGGGCCCGCTGAGTCAGGTGGCGGATCTCGACGGGGACGGCCGGCTGGATGTCGTCGCGGGGAGCCTCGCCTTCACGGCCCGCGGCGAGGTGCTCTGGCGGCACGAGGAGGAAGAGGTGCAGGGCTTCGCCGCCGTGCGCGACGTGCTCCGCGCGCACCCGGGGCCCGAGGTGGTGCTGGTGGCGAAGTCGCGGGTGCTCTTCCTCGATGCGCGCTCGGGGCGGACCCTGGCCCAGGTGCACCTGCCGGGCGCGCCGAGCGAGACCCTCTTCGGTTGCCCGGACATGGAGAACCCGCTCCCGATCCCGGTGTTCGCGGGCGGCCCGCCGCTGGTCGCCGACGTCGACGGGGACGGCGCGGCGGAGGTGTTCGTCGCGAACTGGGGCCAGCTCCTGCGGCTCGATCCCGAGTGCGAGGGCTGCGAGATCCGATGGTCCACGCCGATCCTCGATCCGATGAGCGCGGTGACCGGGATCTCGGCCGCCGACCTCGACGGAGACGGAGTCGCGGAGATCGTGCACGCGGACGAGCAGCGCCTGCGGGTCATCGACGCGCGCGACGGGGCGGTCGTGCACCAGGCGCGCAACTTCTCGCGCACGCGCACCGAGTACCCGGTCATCGCCGATCTCGACGGGGACGGCGCGACGGAGATCGTCGTCTCGTCGAGCAGCGAGTCCTGCTACCTGCGCCCGCACGGGACGCCGACCGCGCCGGGACTGGTCGTCTTCGGCGAGCGCCACGATCGGTGGACCATGGCTGACCCCGAGTGGACGTCCCACGCCGGGCCGCTCGGCCTGGGGCGCTTCCGACCGACGCGCGGCGCGCCCCCGCGTTGCCTGTGA
- a CDS encoding Glu/Leu/Phe/Val dehydrogenase dimerization domain-containing protein: MAQSIFDLLEQHDYGEIHLKRDAASGLEAIVAIHDTRLGPALGGCRFIHYDTHESAIIDALRLARGMTYKAAITGIPHGGGKSVIVRPSGQFDRSAVFRAFGKLIDDLGGHYITAEDSGTGIEDMEIVRGVTKHVTGVKPEHGGSGDPSPFTALGVRRGIEACVKKVMGKDDLAGVSVAVQGVGHVGYHLCAQLHELGAKLTVADVDPLKSERAQRELGAEIVALDAIFETECDVFAPCALGSALNDDTIPRLKCKIVAGAANNQLAEQRHGDDLMQRGILYAPDYAINAGGLINVAQEYAGYDAEVSRERTMRIYDTILEIAERAEAAMAPTYRIADTMVEERLAQAE, from the coding sequence ATGGCACAGAGCATCTTCGATCTCCTCGAGCAGCACGACTACGGTGAGATTCACCTGAAGCGCGACGCGGCGAGCGGCCTCGAGGCCATCGTGGCGATTCACGACACGCGGCTCGGGCCCGCCCTCGGCGGCTGCCGCTTCATCCACTACGACACGCACGAGTCGGCCATCATCGACGCGCTCCGCCTCGCGCGCGGCATGACCTACAAGGCCGCCATCACCGGCATCCCGCACGGCGGCGGCAAGTCGGTGATCGTCCGCCCGAGCGGCCAGTTCGACCGGAGCGCCGTCTTCCGCGCGTTCGGCAAGCTCATCGACGACCTCGGCGGGCACTACATCACGGCCGAGGACAGCGGCACGGGCATCGAGGACATGGAGATCGTGCGCGGCGTGACCAAGCACGTGACCGGCGTCAAGCCCGAGCACGGCGGCTCGGGAGACCCCTCGCCCTTCACCGCGCTCGGCGTGCGTCGCGGCATCGAGGCGTGCGTGAAGAAGGTCATGGGCAAGGACGACCTCGCCGGCGTGAGCGTCGCGGTGCAGGGCGTCGGCCACGTCGGCTACCACCTCTGCGCGCAGCTTCACGAGCTCGGCGCGAAGCTCACCGTCGCCGACGTCGACCCCCTCAAGAGCGAGCGCGCCCAGCGTGAGCTCGGGGCGGAGATCGTCGCGCTCGACGCCATCTTCGAGACCGAGTGTGACGTCTTCGCGCCGTGCGCCCTCGGCAGCGCGCTGAACGACGACACCATCCCGCGGCTGAAGTGCAAGATCGTCGCGGGCGCCGCGAACAACCAGCTCGCCGAGCAGCGCCACGGTGACGACCTCATGCAGCGCGGCATCCTCTACGCGCCCGACTACGCGATCAACGCGGGCGGGCTCATCAACGTCGCCCAGGAGTACGCCGGCTACGACGCCGAGGTCTCCCGTGAGCGCACGATGAGGATCTACGACACCATCCTCGAGATCGCGGAGCGCGCCGAGGCCGCCATGGCCCCGACCTACCGCATCGCCGACACGATGGTCGAAGAGCGCCTCGCCCAGGCCGAGTGA
- a CDS encoding PDZ domain-containing protein, protein MRTLLVLLALLVAGGCVYPRRGTSLTAIRSDRSAGSLSAPADVWKLTVVSAQVRPRRPGDLTWDDGGGLPDVFVRIYRNEELVFETETINDTLTPEFDASPAQNVRLPMGTPLRFEVWDADTVGADPIGIHRTNGLPQNAVPDADARIMLEGGSWLTIRISAPRAHRGLGIAEYEVRPDELVVVRVEPYSPAGRAGIEPGDRIVAIGDQRVSTLNEAQAASALSMSVTRQSQLTVMNAQGRERQVDVDQGYVWLTL, encoded by the coding sequence ATGCGGACGCTCCTGGTTCTCCTTGCCTTGCTCGTCGCTGGCGGCTGCGTCTATCCGCGGCGCGGCACCTCGCTCACCGCCATCCGGAGCGACCGCTCCGCCGGCTCGCTCTCCGCGCCCGCCGACGTCTGGAAGCTGACGGTGGTCAGCGCCCAGGTGCGGCCGCGTCGGCCCGGGGACCTGACCTGGGACGACGGCGGCGGGCTGCCCGACGTCTTCGTGCGCATCTACCGGAACGAGGAGCTGGTCTTCGAGACGGAGACGATCAACGACACGCTCACCCCGGAGTTCGACGCGAGCCCGGCCCAGAACGTGCGCCTCCCGATGGGCACGCCGCTGCGCTTCGAGGTGTGGGACGCGGACACGGTGGGCGCCGACCCGATCGGGATCCACCGCACCAACGGCCTGCCGCAGAACGCCGTCCCGGACGCCGACGCGCGCATCATGCTCGAGGGCGGCTCGTGGCTCACGATCCGCATCTCCGCGCCTCGCGCTCACCGCGGCCTCGGGATCGCGGAGTACGAGGTGCGGCCGGACGAGCTGGTCGTGGTGCGCGTCGAGCCCTACTCCCCCGCGGGGCGCGCGGGCATCGAGCCCGGAGACCGCATCGTCGCGATCGGAGACCAGCGCGTCTCGACCCTGAACGAAGCCCAGGCCGCGAGCGCGCTCTCGATGTCGGTCACGCGCCAGAGCCAGCTGACGGTGATGAACGCCCAGGGCCGCGAGCGTCAGGTCGACGTCGACCAGGGCTACGTCTGGCTGACCCTCTGA